In Syngnathus acus chromosome 21, fSynAcu1.2, whole genome shotgun sequence, one genomic interval encodes:
- the LOC119115162 gene encoding olfactory receptor 6N2-like, with the protein MPNLTLPPYFNLTMFINIGPYRYPALAACLLLYVFIVCANWAVLVTICREKTLHEPMYVFVASLSINALYGSTGFFPRFLLDLASDVHLISRVACYAQIYFIYTYGANEMTTLCVMAYDRYLAVCHPLHYHTRMTVKKALRMVGLAWLIPVFILTTVIYLSATLPLCGNEIHKVFCANWNVVELSCVSTMVNNVVGMLVTICTVFLPLAFVLYTYTRIIETTWRRSAKFKGRVFHSCLPHMISFVIFSIAIFCDIALSRYNVEEMNSFLAIILSLEFVMIPPVLNPLVYGMKLSDIRRHIFKML; encoded by the coding sequence ATGCCCAACCTAACGCTTCCTCCTTACTTTAACCTCACAATGTTCATAAACATCGGCCCGTACCGCTACCCAGCACTGGCGGCATGCCTCCTCCTCTACGTCTTCATCGTGTGCGCCAACTGGGCCGTCCTGGTGACCATCTGTCGCGAGAAGACCCTTCACGAGCCCATGTACGTTTTTGTGGCCAGCTTGTCAATCAACGCCCTGTACGGCTCCACGGGCTTCTTCCCCCGGTTCCTGCTGGACCTGGCATCCGACGTTCACCTGATCTCCCGCGTGGCCTGCTACGCGCAGATCTACTTCATCTACACGTACGGTGCCAACGAAATGACCACGCTGTGCGTCATGGCCTACGATCGCTACCTGGCCGTGTGCCATCCGCTGCACTACCACACCAGGATGACGGTGAAAAAGGCCCTGAGGATGGTCGGCTTGGCGTGGCTCATCCCCGTATTCATCTTAACCACGGTCATCTATCTGTCCGCAACGCTGCCCCTTTGCGGCAACGAGATCCACAAGGTGTTTTGTGCTAACTGGAATGTAGTTGAGCTCTCTTGCGTGTCCACGATGGTCAACAACGTGGTGGGCATGCTAGTGACAATTTGTACCGTTTTCCTCCCGCTGGCCTTCGTTCTCTACACATACACGCGCATTATTGAGACCACCTGGAGACGCTCTGCAAAATTCAAGGGCAGAGTTTTCCACAGCTGTTTGCCACACATGATctcctttgtcattttttccatCGCCATATTTTGCGATATAGCCTTGAGCAGGTACAATGTGGAGGAGATGAATTCCTTCCTTGCCATCATTTTGTCTTTAGAGTTTGTGATGATTCCGCCAGTTCTCAACCCCCTGGTGTACGGGATGAAGCTATCAGATATACGTAGACATATCTTCAAGATGCTGTGA
- the LOC119115172 gene encoding putative gustatory receptor clone PTE03: MPNLTLPPYFNLTMFINIGPYRYPALAACLLLYVFIVCANWAVLVTICREKTLHEPMYVFVASLCFNALYGSTGFFPRFLLDLASDVHLISRVACFTQIYFIYTYGANEMTTLCVMAYDRYLAVCHPLHYHTRMTVKKALTLVSLAWLIPAIFLTTLIYLSATLPLCGNEIHKVFCANWNVVKLSCVSTMVNNVVGMFMSICTAFLPLAFVLYTYTRIISMTWRRSAKFKGRVFQSCLPHMISVLVYSITAFCDIALSRQNVKEMNAFVAIILSLEFVVIAPLLNPLVYGMKLSYIRKHIFKMV; this comes from the coding sequence ATGCCCAACCTAACGCTTCCTCCTTACTTTAACCTCACAATGTTCATAAACATCGGCCCGTACCGCTACCCAGCACTGGCGGCATGCCTCCTCCTCTACGTCTTCATCGTGTGCGCCAACTGGGCCGTCCTGGTGACCATCTGCCGCGAGAAGACCCTTCACGAGCCCATGTACGTTTTTGTGGCCAGCTTGTGCTTCAACGCCTTGTACGGCTCCACGGGCTTCTTCCCCCGCTTCCTGCTGGACCTGGCGTCCGACGTTCACCTGATCTCACGTGTGGCCTGCTTTACGCAGATCTACTTCATCTACACGTACGGTGCCAACGAAATGACAACGCTGTGCGTCATGGCCTACGATCGCTACCTGGCCGTGTGCCATCCGCTGCACTACCACACCAGGATGACGGTGAAGAAAGCCCTGACCCTGGTCAGCCTGGCATGGCTCATTCCCGCCATCTTTCTCACCACACTCATCTACCTGTCCGCAACGCTGCCCCTCTGCGGCAACGAGATCCACAAGGTGTTTTGCGCTAACTGGAATGTAGTGAAGCTGTCATGCGTGTCCACGATGGTCAACAACGTGGTGGGCATGTTCATGAGCATCTGCACCGCTTTCCTTCCACTCGCGTTCGTTCtctacacatacacacgcatcATAAGCATGACTTGGAGACGCTCGGCCAAATTCAAGGGGAGAGTATTTCAGAGTTGTTTGCCGCACATGATCTCTGTTCTCGTTTATTCCATCACCGCGTTTTGCGATATTGCGCTGAGCAGGCAAAATGTGAAGGAGATGAACGCTTTTGTTGCCATCATCTTATCGCTAGAGTTTGTGGTTATTGCGCCGCTTCTCAACCCCCTGGTGTACGGGATGAAGTTATCATATATACGTAAACACATCTTCAAGATGGTGTGA